One Spiribacter halobius DNA segment encodes these proteins:
- a CDS encoding 3-hydroxybutyrate dehydrogenase produces MRLTDKTALITGAGRGIGRAIAEAFAREGARVAIADLDHAGAEAAAQAIRDAGGEAMGLAMDVTDEDAVENGVTQVAETWGGVDIAVANAGIQHIDPVDRLAFADWRKVIAVHLDGGFLVSRACLRRMYAGGRGGTMLLMGSVHSKEASPLKSPYVAAKHGLLGLCRAIAKEGAEHGVRANLICPGFVRTPLVDKQIPEQARELGISEESVIRDVMLKHTVDQEFTTLEDVAEVAVHLAAFPSAALTGQSVVVSHGWHMQ; encoded by the coding sequence ATGCGCCTGACTGACAAGACTGCCTTGATTACCGGAGCAGGCCGCGGCATCGGCCGGGCCATCGCCGAGGCCTTCGCCCGTGAGGGCGCCCGCGTCGCCATCGCCGACCTCGACCACGCGGGCGCCGAGGCCGCGGCCCAGGCCATTCGCGACGCCGGCGGCGAGGCCATGGGCCTCGCGATGGACGTTACCGACGAGGACGCCGTCGAGAACGGCGTCACCCAGGTCGCGGAGACCTGGGGTGGCGTCGACATCGCCGTCGCCAACGCCGGCATCCAGCACATCGATCCGGTGGACCGCCTCGCCTTCGCCGACTGGCGCAAGGTGATCGCCGTGCATCTGGACGGGGGCTTTCTGGTAAGCCGCGCCTGCCTGCGCCGCATGTACGCCGGTGGCCGCGGCGGCACCATGCTGCTCATGGGCTCGGTCCACTCGAAGGAGGCCTCACCGCTGAAGAGCCCCTATGTCGCCGCCAAGCACGGCCTGCTCGGGCTCTGCCGCGCCATTGCCAAGGAGGGCGCGGAGCACGGCGTGCGGGCCAACCTCATCTGCCCCGGTTTCGTGCGCACGCCGCTGGTGGACAAGCAGATCCCCGAACAGGCCCGGGAGCTCGGCATCAGCGAGGAGTCGGTCATCCGGGACGTCATGCTCAAGCACACGGTGGACCAGGAGTTCACTACCCTTGAGGATGTGGCCGAGGTGGCCGTGCACCTGGCGGCGTTCCCCTCCGCGGCACTGACCGGCCAGTCGGTGGTGGTCAGTCACGGCTGGCACATGCAGTGA
- a CDS encoding DUF4332 domain-containing protein, with the protein MWNDLIRRWLDMAFWWLPGQSTREERPARHDQATPARESREEQRPAQATRPQAARQPKADSAPDAPAESEPAAKPEPAPKPAAASEPEAASKPESAPRPEPAPETTASPGRADDLTEIKGIGAAMQQRLNAHGIRSFADLAAADPYRLLRQLKEDKAVISEARVKEWIQTAQARRDG; encoded by the coding sequence ATGTGGAACGATCTGATCCGGCGCTGGCTTGATATGGCCTTCTGGTGGCTCCCAGGCCAGAGCACCCGGGAGGAGCGCCCAGCGAGGCACGATCAGGCAACGCCAGCCCGGGAGTCGCGCGAGGAACAGCGGCCGGCACAGGCAACGCGCCCCCAGGCCGCCCGGCAGCCGAAGGCCGACTCTGCGCCGGACGCCCCGGCCGAGTCCGAGCCAGCGGCGAAGCCCGAACCTGCCCCCAAGCCAGCCGCTGCGTCCGAACCCGAGGCGGCATCCAAACCCGAATCCGCACCCCGCCCGGAGCCCGCACCAGAGACCACCGCCTCCCCGGGCCGGGCTGACGATCTCACCGAGATCAAGGGCATTGGCGCAGCCATGCAGCAGCGGCTGAACGCCCACGGGATCCGCAGCTTCGCCGACCTTGCCGCCGCCGACCCGTACCGGCTACTCCGGCAGCTTAAGGAGGACAAGGCCGTCATTTCGGAGGCGCGGGTGAAGGAGTGGATTCAGACCGCGCAGGCGCGCCGAGACGGTTGA
- a CDS encoding DUF2062 domain-containing protein, translating to MRESLRDLFRHPLRHGRAWLDRHPRLARVMTRTGCLSLQRYALARGVAVGVFIGLTPTVGMQTLLMLGACLLLRANFPAAFLASWISNPFTIAPMYFAFGVLGEMLFQPLFTTFIDGSDLVEKAALETLYVALGSLPVAALGAALGYLLFLWAWLTWARRRHERRRRGGRFASPR from the coding sequence ATGCGAGAGTCGCTCCGCGACCTGTTCCGACACCCGCTGCGCCACGGGCGGGCGTGGCTGGATCGCCATCCGCGCCTTGCTAGGGTGATGACGCGCACGGGTTGCCTCAGCCTGCAGCGCTATGCGCTCGCCCGAGGGGTGGCGGTAGGCGTCTTCATCGGGCTCACGCCGACGGTGGGCATGCAGACGCTGCTCATGCTCGGCGCCTGTCTGCTCCTGCGAGCGAACTTTCCGGCTGCCTTCCTTGCCTCGTGGATCAGCAATCCCTTCACCATCGCGCCGATGTATTTCGCCTTCGGCGTGCTCGGCGAGATGCTCTTCCAGCCACTGTTCACGACCTTTATCGACGGATCCGACCTCGTCGAGAAGGCCGCGCTGGAGACGCTCTACGTCGCCCTCGGCAGCCTGCCCGTAGCCGCGCTGGGCGCGGCGCTTGGCTACCTGCTTTTCCTTTGGGCCTGGCTGACGTGGGCGCGCCGCCGACACGAGCGGCGGCGGCGCGGCGGCCGGTTCGCGAGCCCACGCTGA
- a CDS encoding diacylglycerol kinase produces the protein MKPGRTGLDRIVHAAGYSLRGLRLAWRGESAFRQEVALALLLLPAAFWLGRDPVEVSLLVVVVMVVLITELLNTGVEAVVDRVGHEHHELAGMAKDVGSAAVMLSLLLTGFVWGAILWGRFVG, from the coding sequence GTGAAACCCGGTCGCACCGGCCTTGATCGCATCGTCCACGCCGCCGGCTATTCGCTGCGCGGGTTACGTCTGGCCTGGCGGGGCGAATCCGCCTTCCGCCAGGAGGTGGCGCTGGCGCTGCTGCTGCTGCCGGCGGCCTTCTGGCTGGGGCGCGATCCCGTCGAGGTCAGCCTGCTGGTGGTGGTGGTGATGGTGGTGCTGATCACCGAGCTTCTGAACACGGGGGTAGAGGCCGTGGTGGACCGGGTTGGTCACGAGCACCATGAGCTTGCAGGCATGGCCAAGGATGTCGGCTCGGCGGCGGTGATGCTCAGCCTGTTGCTGACCGGCTTCGTCTGGGGCGCGATCCTCTGGGGCCGCTTCGTCGGCTAG
- a CDS encoding acetoacetate--CoA ligase — protein sequence MSEAILWQPDERMRRDTGMARYMAWLAAEGYGRFDDWNALYRWSISEPEAFWRSIWRYAGLEAQSPPERMRDDTPMPGTRWLPGARLNFAANLLRHAGGALAERPAVTAYAEGREPLRRTGRELLADVGAIEAWLRAQGVGVGDRVAGLVSNGYEALVAMLATTSLGAIWSSASPDFGVQATEDRFGQIEPTVLVAVNGYGYGGKRFQRAEQIAALRERMPSVRRVLVIRQLDDAPLPDGEHYVPWDEALAAHRGSEPSFTPLPADHPVYILYSSGTTGRPKCIVHGAGNLLLGHARELLLHGDVQAGDRFFYFTTCGWMMWNWQASALLAGASLVVYDGSPGHPDVGMLWRLAADERLTHFGTSARFIAGCRKAAITPGRDLDLGALRVVFSTGSPLLPEDYDWFYEAVSQQVLLGSIAGGTDICGCFVGSNPLLPVRRGEIQSPFLGCDVVAYDDDGNPLRHERGELVCRQPIPSMPVAFWNDPDGARYRGAYFERFPGVWAHGDFVRFTESGGAVIYGRSDATLNPGGVRIGTAEIYRQVETMPEIADSIVAGRPVDGDVEVVLLVVPAEGKPLDEEQIATLRRRIRTQASPRHVPKHILQVDDIPYTRSGKKVELAVARLLQGERDVGNRGSLANPEAIDHLVARLEAEGLLGG from the coding sequence ATGAGCGAGGCAATCCTCTGGCAGCCCGACGAGCGCATGCGCCGCGACACCGGCATGGCGCGCTACATGGCATGGCTCGCGGCCGAGGGCTACGGCCGCTTCGACGACTGGAACGCACTCTACCGCTGGTCCATCAGCGAGCCCGAGGCGTTCTGGCGCTCGATCTGGCGCTATGCCGGGCTCGAGGCGCAGTCCCCGCCGGAGCGCATGCGCGACGACACGCCCATGCCGGGCACGCGCTGGTTACCCGGCGCGCGGCTGAATTTTGCGGCCAACCTCCTGCGCCATGCCGGCGGTGCCCTCGCCGAGCGCCCGGCGGTGACCGCCTACGCCGAGGGGCGAGAGCCGCTGCGGCGCACCGGCCGCGAGCTGCTGGCGGACGTCGGCGCAATCGAGGCGTGGCTGCGTGCCCAGGGGGTCGGCGTCGGCGACCGCGTGGCCGGCCTGGTGAGCAACGGCTACGAGGCCCTGGTCGCCATGCTGGCGACCACCAGCCTGGGCGCGATCTGGAGCTCCGCGTCCCCCGACTTCGGCGTGCAGGCGACCGAGGACCGCTTCGGCCAGATCGAGCCCACGGTGCTGGTGGCAGTCAACGGCTACGGCTACGGCGGCAAGCGCTTCCAGCGCGCCGAGCAGATCGCCGCCCTGCGCGAGCGCATGCCGAGTGTCCGGCGGGTGCTGGTCATTCGCCAGCTCGACGATGCGCCTCTCCCGGACGGCGAGCACTACGTGCCGTGGGACGAGGCCCTGGCCGCGCATCGCGGCAGCGAGCCCTCGTTCACCCCGCTGCCGGCGGACCACCCGGTCTACATCCTGTACTCCTCCGGGACCACCGGACGACCCAAGTGCATCGTCCACGGCGCCGGCAATCTGCTGCTCGGCCATGCGCGCGAGCTGCTGCTGCATGGCGACGTTCAGGCCGGGGACCGGTTTTTCTACTTCACCACCTGCGGCTGGATGATGTGGAACTGGCAGGCCTCGGCCCTGCTCGCCGGCGCCTCGCTGGTGGTCTACGACGGCTCCCCTGGCCACCCGGACGTCGGCATGCTCTGGCGCCTGGCGGCAGACGAGCGCCTGACCCACTTCGGCACCAGCGCCCGCTTCATCGCCGGCTGCCGCAAGGCGGCGATCACGCCCGGACGGGATCTGGACCTGGGGGCGTTGCGGGTGGTCTTCTCCACCGGCTCCCCGCTGCTACCCGAAGACTACGACTGGTTCTACGAGGCGGTGTCGCAGCAGGTGCTGCTCGGATCCATCGCCGGCGGCACCGACATCTGCGGCTGCTTCGTCGGCAGCAACCCGCTGCTGCCGGTGCGCCGCGGCGAGATCCAGAGCCCCTTCCTCGGCTGCGACGTCGTCGCCTACGACGACGACGGCAACCCGCTGCGGCACGAGCGGGGCGAGCTGGTCTGCCGCCAGCCGATTCCGAGCATGCCGGTGGCGTTCTGGAACGACCCCGACGGGGCCCGCTACCGCGGCGCCTACTTCGAGCGCTTCCCGGGGGTCTGGGCTCACGGCGATTTCGTGCGCTTCACCGAGAGCGGTGGGGCGGTCATCTACGGGCGGTCCGACGCCACGCTCAATCCGGGGGGGGTGCGCATCGGCACCGCCGAGATCTACCGCCAGGTCGAGACCATGCCGGAGATCGCGGACAGCATCGTCGCCGGCCGCCCTGTCGACGGCGACGTGGAGGTGGTCCTGCTGGTGGTGCCGGCCGAGGGCAAGCCGCTGGACGAGGAGCAGATCGCCACCCTCCGCCGGCGCATCCGCACCCAGGCCAGTCCGCGACACGTGCCCAAGCACATCCTGCAGGTGGACGACATCCCCTACACCCGCAGCGGCAAGAAGGTGGAGCTCGCCGTCGCGCGGCTGCTGCAGGGCGAGCGTGATGTCGGCAACCGCGGCTCGCTGGCGAACCCGGAGGCCATCGACCACCTGGTCGCGCGACTGGAGGCCGAGGGCCTGCTCGGCGGCTGA
- a CDS encoding FxsA family protein: MAAEPPSLQEVCVPVFLVLFLVVPLVEIYLLIEVGQIIGALPTIGLCVLTAAVGGALLRQQGLDTLARARRNLDEGHVPALELFEAVALAVGGALLLTPGFATDVIGFACLLPPTRRLLVQFALRRVNVVYGPAGRPGGGQGDRGRRDPRTIEGEYRRRDSDR, encoded by the coding sequence ATGGCGGCCGAGCCGCCGAGCCTGCAGGAGGTGTGCGTGCCGGTATTCCTGGTGCTGTTCCTGGTCGTGCCCCTGGTGGAGATCTATCTCCTGATCGAGGTGGGGCAGATCATCGGGGCCCTGCCCACAATCGGTCTCTGCGTGCTGACGGCGGCCGTCGGCGGCGCGCTGTTGCGCCAGCAGGGCCTGGATACTCTGGCCCGCGCGCGCCGCAACCTGGACGAGGGCCATGTTCCGGCGCTGGAGCTGTTCGAGGCCGTCGCCCTGGCGGTGGGCGGGGCACTGCTGCTGACGCCGGGCTTCGCGACGGACGTGATCGGCTTCGCCTGTCTGCTGCCGCCGACCCGCCGCCTGCTGGTGCAGTTCGCCCTGCGCCGGGTCAACGTGGTCTACGGGCCCGCCGGGCGTCCGGGCGGGGGGCAGGGCGATCGGGGCCGTCGTGACCCCCGTACCATAGAGGGCGAGTACCGACGCCGCGACAGCGACCGCTAG
- a CDS encoding globin, with translation MAHRPMVSHPAMRPMFARTHWGHQRRALRRGITAAMLYAGGSELTHGTMRTMAEVHSRRGRAPVDPELYQFWIESLITTVAECDPRYAPELEPRWRQALQPMIDAFIEAY, from the coding sequence ATGGCGCACAGGCCGATGGTGAGCCATCCCGCCATGCGACCGATGTTCGCGCGCACCCACTGGGGCCATCAGCGCCGTGCCCTGCGGCGGGGCATTACCGCCGCCATGCTCTACGCCGGCGGCAGCGAGCTCACTCACGGCACCATGCGGACCATGGCGGAGGTGCATAGCCGCCGCGGCCGCGCGCCCGTCGATCCCGAGCTCTATCAGTTCTGGATCGAGAGCCTCATCACCACGGTCGCCGAGTGTGATCCGCGCTACGCGCCCGAGCTCGAGCCGCGGTGGCGACAGGCCCTGCAGCCGATGATCGACGCCTTCATCGAGGCCTACTGA
- a CDS encoding DUF3581 family protein produces the protein MNDRQYKGAASAGSETTPEELLAPYHDQRGGQVVISALQGSRFAKEVAGDHNPIHDADAPRFCVPGDLLFGLILQRYGLCRQLNLAFRGMLRGDTPLRFPAAAEDRLAVIDAGGRPVVDVVREGALPASPAAIAAVIRGYVAFSGRSFPELLHPLLAAEGVMFNTERPLVVYDSMRLRLDETPSAEARLTLTDSHLSVAGRRGDAQLTFAIHEGERRLGEGAKNLVVSGLRPYDAEAMERMVAAFERRQRQR, from the coding sequence ATGAACGATCGACAATACAAGGGCGCCGCCTCGGCAGGTTCGGAGACGACCCCCGAGGAACTGCTTGCCCCTTACCACGACCAGCGGGGTGGTCAGGTGGTCATCAGCGCCCTCCAGGGCAGCCGGTTCGCCAAGGAGGTCGCCGGCGATCACAACCCGATCCACGACGCCGACGCACCGCGCTTCTGTGTTCCGGGGGATCTGCTGTTCGGGCTGATCCTGCAGCGCTATGGGCTCTGCCGGCAGCTCAACCTCGCCTTTCGCGGCATGCTACGGGGTGACACACCGCTGCGCTTTCCGGCCGCCGCGGAGGATCGCCTTGCGGTGATCGATGCGGGCGGACGGCCGGTGGTGGACGTCGTGCGGGAAGGGGCACTGCCGGCCTCCCCGGCGGCCATTGCGGCGGTGATCCGGGGTTATGTGGCCTTCTCCGGGCGCAGCTTCCCGGAACTGCTGCATCCGCTGCTGGCCGCCGAGGGGGTGATGTTCAACACAGAGCGGCCTCTGGTGGTGTACGACAGCATGCGCCTGCGGCTGGACGAGACGCCATCCGCGGAGGCCCGCCTGACGCTGACCGACAGCCACCTGAGCGTGGCCGGTCGACGCGGCGATGCGCAGCTGACCTTTGCCATCCACGAGGGCGAGCGGCGCCTCGGCGAGGGGGCCAAGAACCTGGTGGTGAGCGGCCTGCGGCCGTATGACGCCGAGGCCATGGAGCGCATGGTGGCCGCCTTCGAGCGGCGGCAACGCCAGCGCTAG
- a CDS encoding lytic murein transglycosylase, with protein sequence MRIAPLVALALLLPGFSATAAQADFRACIGELQERAREQGLSEPVVTGLLGDVERLDRVIELDRQQPEFTASFGDYLNRRVTEARIREGREMLDRHRDLLQAVEREYAVPARYLVAIWGLETNYGSYTGDLSTLDALATLACDRRRGSYFGNELLAALTLVDRDAVTSDQLRGSWAGALGNFQFMPSVYERYAVDRDGDGRADLWNSIADAAASAARFLNALGWQYGERWGREVRLPDDFDYAAAERRRPVSAWAADGVRRADGGPLPDAALEGRIIVPAGHRGPAFLVYENFDVIMGWNPSRFYALAVGHLADRLVGAPSLHQPPPEEPPLRIDTLRTVQARLNERGYDSGEPDGRLGPATRSALRRFQEEEGLVADGHPGPSTLQALGVARR encoded by the coding sequence ATGCGCATTGCTCCGCTCGTTGCCCTCGCCCTGTTGCTGCCCGGCTTCTCCGCCACGGCCGCGCAGGCCGACTTCCGTGCCTGCATCGGCGAGCTCCAGGAGCGCGCGCGGGAGCAGGGCCTCTCCGAGCCGGTCGTCACCGGGCTGCTCGGCGATGTCGAGCGCCTCGACCGCGTGATCGAGCTGGACCGGCAGCAGCCGGAATTCACCGCCTCGTTCGGCGACTACCTGAACCGGCGGGTGACCGAGGCCCGAATTCGCGAGGGCCGCGAAATGCTGGACAGGCACCGCGACCTGCTCCAGGCGGTGGAGCGCGAGTACGCCGTGCCGGCCCGCTACCTGGTCGCCATCTGGGGGCTTGAGACCAACTACGGCAGCTACACCGGCGACTTGTCCACGCTGGACGCCCTCGCCACCCTCGCCTGCGACCGCCGGCGCGGCAGCTACTTCGGCAACGAGCTGCTCGCCGCGCTCACCCTGGTGGACCGCGATGCGGTGACCAGCGATCAGCTCCGCGGCTCCTGGGCCGGTGCCCTCGGCAACTTCCAGTTCATGCCTTCGGTCTACGAGCGCTACGCCGTCGATCGCGACGGTGACGGTCGCGCCGATCTGTGGAACAGCATTGCCGACGCCGCGGCCTCGGCCGCCCGCTTCCTGAACGCCCTGGGCTGGCAGTACGGCGAGCGCTGGGGCCGCGAGGTGCGCCTGCCCGACGACTTCGACTACGCCGCCGCCGAGCGCCGCCGGCCGGTCTCGGCCTGGGCCGCGGACGGCGTACGCCGGGCTGATGGCGGCCCGCTGCCCGATGCGGCGCTGGAGGGCCGCATCATCGTGCCCGCCGGGCACCGCGGCCCCGCGTTCCTGGTCTACGAGAACTTTGACGTCATCATGGGCTGGAACCCATCGCGCTTCTATGCGCTGGCGGTGGGACACCTCGCGGACCGCCTGGTCGGCGCCCCGTCGCTGCACCAGCCGCCCCCCGAAGAGCCGCCGCTGCGCATCGATACCCTGCGCACGGTGCAGGCTCGCCTCAACGAGCGCGGCTACGACAGCGGCGAGCCCGACGGGCGTCTCGGCCCGGCAACCCGGAGCGCCCTGCGCCGCTTTCAGGAGGAAGAGGGCCTGGTAGCCGACGGCCATCCGGGGCCCAGCACACTGCAGGCACTCGGGGTCGCGCGCCGGTAG
- a CDS encoding AbiTii domain-containing protein: protein MASAVESVQAQARDQEQPLEDVLQRAIFLASVLRLKQMGAWLRQELEGFADGAEVPAYRRNIEGTLLAWMPANGWVQAPISEQMAADAHSLDLRDPSPSLEQQVRRNRRAGGLRLDPDPEREKALRARTQLDTRLTFAVTTTELAAVPESVREIIVLWTTDLLDLGLVGENMVFSRNERDSVAHLDESLADYAERAQGPARERAAALRAQKGGLLGRLFGRA, encoded by the coding sequence ATGGCGTCGGCAGTCGAATCCGTCCAGGCTCAGGCCCGGGATCAGGAGCAGCCGCTCGAGGACGTGCTGCAGCGCGCCATCTTTCTGGCGTCGGTGCTCAGGCTCAAGCAGATGGGCGCGTGGCTGCGCCAGGAGCTGGAGGGCTTCGCCGACGGGGCCGAGGTACCCGCCTACCGGCGCAACATCGAGGGCACCCTCCTGGCCTGGATGCCCGCGAACGGCTGGGTGCAGGCGCCGATCTCCGAACAGATGGCCGCCGACGCTCACAGCCTCGACCTGCGCGATCCCTCGCCATCCCTGGAGCAGCAGGTGCGGCGCAACCGCCGGGCCGGCGGACTGCGCCTGGATCCGGACCCCGAGCGCGAGAAGGCGCTGCGGGCGCGCACCCAGCTGGACACCCGACTCACCTTCGCCGTCACCACCACCGAGCTGGCGGCGGTGCCGGAGAGCGTGCGCGAGATCATCGTGCTCTGGACTACCGATCTCCTGGATCTCGGCCTGGTTGGCGAGAACATGGTGTTCAGCCGCAACGAGCGCGACAGCGTCGCGCACCTGGACGAGTCCCTGGCCGACTACGCCGAACGCGCCCAGGGCCCGGCCCGGGAGCGGGCCGCCGCGCTGCGGGCACAGAAGGGCGGACTGCTCGGCCGCCTGTTCGGCCGCGCCTGA
- the pckA gene encoding phosphoenolpyruvate carboxykinase (ATP), with product MTPLDLSPYGISGPQVVRNATAARLYEEALERDAGSAIATSGALIASSGEKTGRSPGDKRLISDAGSDDDVWWGSVNMAMDDATFTIARAEAVNYLSTRERLYVVDGFAGWDPRYRVRIRVICERPYHALFMRNMLIRPNAEELAAFGDPDHVIINAGRLPANDQLPGIDSGTHVSLNLQRGELLILGTEYAGEMKKGVFTLMNYLMPKQGILSMHCSANEGPQGDVSVFFGLSGTGKTTLSADPRRRLIGDDEHCWTEQGVFNIEGGCYAKVIDLSPEAEPDIHAAIRFGAVLENVAFERASGEVDFGDGSITENTRCAYPVNHIANAKIPGTGAIPRNVIFLTCDAFSVLPPVSRLSPEQAMYHFISGYTAKVAGTEMGVTEPQATFSACFGAPFLVWHPTVYAELLAEKIREHEVDVWLVNTGWSGGPCGVGERMSIAYTRAIIDAIHDGSLAEAPVRVDPVFGFQVPRECAGVPDEILDPASTWPDVAAYREAAAELARRFQENFAAYADQASAEIRAAAPAVPMPDTAERAGSGSGA from the coding sequence ATGACACCGTTGGACCTCAGCCCGTACGGGATCTCCGGCCCGCAGGTAGTTCGCAATGCCACCGCCGCGCGGCTCTACGAGGAGGCTCTCGAGCGTGATGCCGGCAGTGCCATCGCCACCTCCGGGGCCCTGATCGCCTCCTCTGGCGAGAAGACGGGCCGCAGTCCTGGCGACAAGCGCCTGATCAGCGACGCCGGCAGCGATGACGATGTCTGGTGGGGTTCCGTCAACATGGCCATGGACGACGCCACCTTCACCATCGCCCGCGCCGAGGCGGTCAACTACCTGAGCACGCGCGAGCGGCTGTACGTCGTCGACGGCTTCGCCGGCTGGGACCCCCGCTACCGGGTGCGCATCCGCGTGATCTGCGAGCGCCCGTACCATGCACTGTTCATGCGCAACATGCTGATCCGCCCCAATGCCGAAGAGCTCGCTGCCTTCGGCGACCCGGACCACGTGATCATCAACGCCGGCCGCCTGCCTGCCAACGACCAGCTCCCGGGCATCGATTCCGGCACCCACGTGAGCCTGAACCTGCAACGGGGCGAGCTGCTGATCCTCGGCACCGAGTACGCCGGGGAGATGAAGAAGGGCGTGTTCACGCTGATGAACTACCTGATGCCGAAACAGGGCATCCTGTCGATGCACTGCTCCGCAAACGAGGGGCCCCAGGGCGACGTCTCCGTCTTCTTCGGTCTCTCCGGCACCGGCAAGACCACACTCTCCGCGGATCCGCGGCGGCGGCTCATCGGCGACGATGAGCACTGCTGGACGGAGCAGGGCGTCTTCAACATCGAGGGCGGCTGCTACGCCAAGGTGATCGACCTCTCGCCGGAGGCCGAGCCCGATATCCACGCCGCCATCCGCTTTGGCGCCGTGCTGGAGAATGTCGCCTTCGAGCGTGCCAGCGGCGAAGTCGACTTCGGCGACGGCTCGATCACCGAAAACACCCGTTGCGCCTACCCGGTGAACCACATCGCGAACGCCAAGATCCCGGGCACCGGCGCCATCCCGCGCAACGTGATCTTCCTCACCTGTGATGCCTTCAGCGTGCTCCCGCCGGTGAGCCGACTCAGCCCGGAACAGGCGATGTACCACTTCATCAGTGGCTATACGGCCAAGGTTGCCGGCACGGAGATGGGGGTAACCGAGCCGCAGGCCACGTTCTCGGCCTGTTTCGGGGCGCCTTTTCTGGTCTGGCACCCCACCGTGTACGCCGAGCTGCTGGCAGAGAAGATCCGGGAACACGAGGTCGACGTCTGGCTGGTCAACACCGGCTGGAGCGGTGGCCCCTGCGGCGTCGGCGAGCGCATGAGCATCGCCTACACCCGCGCGATCATCGATGCCATCCACGACGGCAGCCTGGCGGAGGCCCCGGTCCGGGTGGACCCGGTTTTCGGCTTCCAGGTGCCCCGGGAATGTGCCGGCGTGCCCGATGAGATTCTGGATCCTGCCAGCACCTGGCCGGATGTGGCCGCCTACCGTGAGGCGGCCGCTGAGCTGGCGCGCCGCTTCCAGGAGAACTTCGCCGCCTATGCCGACCAGGCCAGTGCCGAGATCCGGGCGGCGGCGCCGGCGGTGCCGATGCCCGATACGGCCGAGCGGGCCGGCAGCGGCAGCGGCGCCTGA
- a CDS encoding AEC family transporter, which translates to MVIGLGWVLSRLGFLSRQALFDLNRLSYWIGLPCLLVVRIGGASPALSDVAGLLFVAAGGTALGMALAAVVAWLLGMPSRSLVTFVQGVYRGNLTFVGLPVVLYAFAGTGAATSAEAAALIAFAPMVVLYNVAAVALLLAPQRAGLAGTLRAMGHGLVTNPILIAALVGLAVSLGGWPIPVVLERSLSAVGQMALPLALLCIGGSLYTARIEGRVLWGALAAGLKVAAVPLLGLGLGLAVGLSAEHLRIALILLACPTASASYVLVLQLRGDAALASTTIVLSYVLALPAMMAVLALTQ; encoded by the coding sequence ATGGTCATTGGGCTGGGCTGGGTCCTGTCCCGGCTCGGGTTCCTGTCCCGGCAGGCACTGTTCGACCTCAATCGACTGAGCTACTGGATCGGCCTGCCGTGTCTGCTGGTGGTTCGCATCGGCGGGGCCAGTCCGGCCCTCAGCGACGTTGCCGGACTGCTGTTCGTCGCCGCCGGAGGTACGGCACTGGGCATGGCGCTGGCCGCGGTTGTGGCCTGGCTCCTGGGCATGCCCTCACGCTCCCTCGTCACCTTCGTCCAGGGGGTGTATCGGGGCAACCTGACGTTCGTGGGTCTGCCCGTGGTGCTCTATGCCTTCGCCGGCACCGGTGCGGCCACCAGCGCCGAGGCGGCGGCACTGATCGCGTTCGCGCCGATGGTCGTCCTCTATAACGTCGCCGCCGTCGCGCTGCTGCTCGCCCCGCAGCGTGCCGGGCTTGCGGGCACGCTGCGGGCCATGGGGCACGGGCTGGTGACCAACCCGATCCTGATCGCGGCGCTCGTCGGCCTGGCCGTCTCCCTCGGCGGCTGGCCCATCCCCGTGGTGCTGGAGCGGAGTCTGTCCGCCGTGGGCCAGATGGCTCTGCCGCTGGCGCTGCTCTGCATCGGCGGCAGCCTCTACACCGCGCGCATCGAGGGGCGGGTGCTCTGGGGCGCGCTCGCCGCCGGGCTCAAGGTCGCGGCGGTGCCGCTGCTGGGGCTCGGGCTTGGGCTGGCCGTCGGGCTTTCGGCAGAACATCTGCGCATCGCGCTGATTCTGCTGGCCTGTCCCACCGCCTCGGCGTCCTACGTGCTGGTTCTGCAGCTGCGGGGCGACGCCGCGCTCGCTTCCACCACTATTGTGCTGAGCTACGTCCTGGCGCTGCCGGCCATGATGGCCGTGCTCGCGCTCACGCAGTGA